In the genome of Patagioenas fasciata isolate bPatFas1 chromosome 12, bPatFas1.hap1, whole genome shotgun sequence, one region contains:
- the FOXB1 gene encoding forkhead box protein B1 gives MPRPGRNTYSDQKPPYSYISLTAMAIQSSPEKMLPLSEIYKFIMDRFPYYRENTQRWQNSLRHNLSFNDCFIKIPRRPDQPGKGSFWALHPSCGDMFENGSFLRRRKRFKVVKSDHLAPSKPADAAQYLQQQAKLRLSALAATGTHLPQMSTYNLGVSQPSSFKHPFAIENIIAREYKMPGGLAFSTMQPMPAAYPLPNQLTTVGSSIGTGWPHMYSSGMIDTATPISMASSEYGAYGVPIKPLCHGGQTLPAIPVPIKPTPAAVPALPALPAPIPTILSNSPPSLSPTSSQTATSQSSPATPSETLTSPAPALHSVAVH, from the coding sequence ATGCCTCGCCCGGGCAGAAACACTTACAGTGATCAGAAGCCTCCCTACTCCTACATCTCGCTGACCGCCATGGCGATCCAGAGCTCCCCGGAGAAGATGCTGCCCCTGAGCGAGATCTACAAGTTCATCATGGACCGCTTTCCCTACTACAGGGAGAACACGCAGCGCTGGCAGAACTCCCTCCGCCACAACCTCTCCTTCAACGACTGCTTCATCAAGATACCGCGGCGCCCCGACCAGCCGGGCAAGGGCAGCTTCTGGGCGCTGCACCCCAGCTGCGGGGACATGTTTGAGAACGGCAGCTTCCTGCGCCGCCGCAAGCGCTTCAAGGTGGTCAAGTCGGACCACCTGGCCCCCAGCAAGCCGGCGGACGCGGCGCAGTACCTGCAGCAGCAGGCGAAGCTGCGGCTCAGCGCCCTGGCGGCCACCGGCACCCACCTGCCCCAGATGTCCACGTACAACCTCGGTGTGTCCCAGCCCTCCAGCTTCAAGCACCCCTTCGCCATCGAGAACATCATCGCCAGAGAGTACAAGATGCCCGGGGGCCTCGCCTTTTCCACGATGCAGCCCATGCCGGCCGCCTACCCCCTCCCCAACCAGTTGACTACGGTGGGCAGCTCCATTGGCACAGGCTGGCCCCACATGTACAGCTCCGGCATGATCGACACCGCCACCCCCATCTCCATGGCCAGCAGCGAGTACGGCGCCTACGGCGTGCCCATTAAGCCGCTCTGCCATGGGGGGCAGACTTTGCCggccatccccgtccccatcaaGCCTACCCCCGCCGCGGTGccggccctgcccgccctgcccgcgCCCATTCCCACCATCCTCTCGAACTCGCCTCCCTCCCTCAGCCCCACGTCCTCGCAGACGGCTACCAGCCAAAGCAGCCCGGCCACCCCCAGCGAGACTCTCACCAGCCCGGCGCCCGCCCTGCACTCCGTGGCGGTGCACTGA